GGCAAGGGCAAACGATCCCGACGAACAGGCAGCCCGCATGGAACGTGAACGCATGGAGGAAGCGAAAAAAGAACTCGAAAACCAGCCCCGTCTGTCCGTTTCCAAATACGGTACAGGTCAGGGAACGTTCAACACCATCCGCCCTGAAAATGACAATACTTTCATTCAGGCTATTGTCGATGAAAACATGACAGGGTATGCCGATTCCCGTTTGCGCATTCGGCTCATGGATGACCTATTGGTCGGCCCGCACGTGGTCAAGAAAGGTACCCACGTATTTGCAAAAATTTCCGGTTTTTCAGGGCAACGGGTACTGCTTACCATCACTTCCATTATGTACGGCAACAACATACTGCCTGTCCGACTGGAAATCTATGATAATGACGGCTCACCCGGACTGTACGTGCCCGCTTCGGCATTCAGGGAGTTTAGCCGGGAGCTCGGCGGTAACACCACGCAGGGAGTTACCCTGCAACAACAAGCGGAAAACAACAGCCAATTGGTCATGAGCGCCATCCAGCGGATGTTCCAATCCACAACGACCGCCGTATCAAAGCATATACGGAAGAACAGGGCGAAACTGAAATACAAC
The Sphingobacterium spiritivorum genome window above contains:
- the traM gene encoding conjugative transposon protein TraM, which translates into the protein MKINFRQPRYVLPLIALPFLCLFFYVYQTGFAKEEAPQQEGDPLQGQIADVSEDVKNRALSDKLAAYREQYRRGDGYTAIGQLQEERAEQFRFDELYNEEEKRKLDSIERALKNQRPVSVSGDSENDDQDRALQQALSSLQRKPEPIRETPDKTDPMELFRKQMAYADSMARANDPDEQAARMERERMEEAKKELENQPRLSVSKYGTGQGTFNTIRPENDNTFIQAIVDENMTGYADSRLRIRLMDDLLVGPHVVKKGTHVFAKISGFSGQRVLLTITSIMYGNNILPVRLEIYDNDGSPGLYVPASAFREFSRELGGNTTQGVTLQQQAENNSQLVMSAIQRMFQSTTTAVSKHIRKNRAKLKYNTMVYLIDPQALRQSQQNYKQ